Below is a genomic region from Deltaproteobacteria bacterium.
GTCTCGCTCCCGGAAGGCCCGGTCGTCATAGCGAGCGGAAAGTTCGAGCCCGGTCCGGGCGGGAGACTTTTCCAGACGGCCGTGGCACTGGCCCTCATCGTCTCGCTTGTGCAGATAGAAGGCACCTTAAGGGCCTTCAGCGGAAGCGTCAGAAGGGAGCTGGGTGCGTTCGCACTCGGCATGGGCGCGGTCGGGGCGCTTTATGCCACGCTCTCGATCCAGCTCTCGGTCTTCGGCTCCGCCGGGAGGCTGTCCATAGCCGCGACATCGGCGTGCGCAGCGGTAGCCGCGACCCGCATCGCCCTGGCGCTATCCTCCAGCGGGCTTTCTGCGCTTGAGATATCGGTATCAAGACACGGGCTCGGGAAATCCCTTACACTGCTTCTGGTTGCGATATGCATCCCTGCTTCGTTCCTCGTATCCAGGGCCGCAGACGCCGGGGCCGGCGACTATTTTACCCTTGCGGTGGCGATGGCGGCCCTCTCCGTGAGCATCGTCTTATACGGGCAGTCCCGGCTGAAAAACGCGGGCTGGCTTGCGGCATTCCGGATGAAAAGACACGACTACAAGGATCGGTGGCTCGAGGCGACAGAGAAAATAAGCTCCCGGACAGACCCGGCGGGAGTCAAGGCGGTCCTCTCGGAATTGGTCTCTTCCGCCCTCGGCGCCTCGAATGTAAACGTCTGGCTCTATGACCAGGGGCAGGGCTGTTTTTTCTCCACCTCCTCGAAGCTCGAACAGCGGTTCAGGCGCATTGCCCCATCGCACAGGCTTGTCGAGCACATGCTTTCAATGAGCGCCCCGTTCTATCTTTCGGATTGCGAGACGGGAGACGACGACGCGGGCACCGAGGGGGCAGAAAACCTCTCGCTCTCGACCGGCGCCGTCGTCTGCGCTCCGCTTTCGGCAGGAAGGGAGCTTATAGGGTTCCTCACGGTCGGGGAGGAGGCAGGGGGGCGGCCCTATTCAAGCAACGACCTCGACCTCCTCAGGGCCGTTGCAGCGCAGTCGGCAGTGCAGATAAAAAACCTGAGGCTCAGCCAGGACCTCCTGGAGGTCAAGGAGGCCGACGCATTCAGCAGGATGTCTTCGTTCGTGATGCACGACCTCAAGAACTTCACCAACTCCCTTGCGCTCCTCAGTCATAACGCCAGGTCGAACATGGCAAGCCCCGAGTTCCAGAAAGAGGCCGTCAAGGCTATCGACCTGACGGTCGCGAGGATGAGGGCTCTTATCGAAAAGATGGCGGGCGGCGGAGGGCGGCTGGGTATCGTGAAAAGGCAGGGAGACCTTAGGGCGGTCCTGGAACGGGCGGTAGAAAGGCTGCCTTCCGGCGCTGCCGCCCGGCTCACCATAGAAAGTGACGGATGCTGCACCATATGCAGCATGGACCCCGACGCGGTAGAGACGGTTTTTTTCAACATGCTCATGAACGCGTGCGACGCGATCGGAGCGGAAGGCGAGATAAGCGTATCATTCCAGTCCGGACAGGATTTCGTCACTGTAAGAATATCGGACACCGGCTCGGGAATACCTAAAGGCCTGCTTGAGAAGGGGCTTTTCAGGCCTTTCACTACGACCAAGAACAACGGTTTCGGGATCGGTCTACACCACTGCAAGGCGGTCATGGAGGCGCATGGGGGCCGTATCGAGGTGGAAAGCGAAGAAGGCGTCGGCACGGTCTTCACGCTCAGGTTCCCGCTCCACTCCGATGAGCGCCTTGCCTCAAGCGCAGGCTGATGGAAATGCAAAAACAGAAACTCCTCATAATCGAGGACGACGAGGCCGTAAGGGGGCAGATGCGCTGGGCCCTGGCGGACGAATTCGACGTCCTTTCGGCGGCCGACCCGGAAAGCGCGATGCAGGCGCTCCGTGACGGCCACCCGGCTCTAATAACGCTCGACCTGGGGCTTCCGCCCGACACAAACGACGTAAGCGAAGGGTTCAAGCTCCTGGGGAGAATTCTCCAGCACGATCCGCTTGCCAAGGTGGTAGTAATCACAGGCAACAGGGAGCGGAGCTCGGCGATAAAAGCTATCTCGCACGGGGCGCACGATTTTCTCGTTAAGCCGGTCGCTATCGAGGAGCTCAAGATAATCCTCAGCCGGGCGGTCTACGTCCATTCGCTCGAGCACGAACACTCGAAGCTTCAGAAAGGGGCGCTTGAGAGCCAATCGTTCGAGGAAGTCCTCGGGATGCACGCAAGGATGCAGGAGGTGTTCTCTACGGTGAGGAAGGTAGCCGCCTCGGACGTGCCAGTCCTGGTCGGCGGCGAAAGCGGCACGGGAAAAGAGCTCATAGCGAGGGCGATACACGCTCAGAGCCTCCGGAGGCAGCGGCCCTTCATACCGATAAACTGCGGCGCAATCCCCGATACCCTCCTTGAAAGCGAGCTTTTCGGGCACGAGAAGGGTGCGTTTACAGGCGCCCACATACAGAGGAACGGAAGGATTGAGCTCGCACAGGGCGGCACTCTCTTTCTCGATGAGATTGCGGAGCTCCCGCTCCTCCTTCAGGTGAAGGTATTGCGGTTCCTCCAGGACCACAAGATCGAGCGCATCGGCGGAAGGGACTCGATAGGCCTGGACGTCCGCGTCATCGCGGCCACGAACAAGTGCCTTCGTAAGATGACCGCGGAGGGCAGGTTCAGGGAGGACCTTTACTACAGGCTCGCGGTGGTCAACATAGACCTGCCGCCGCTACGCGAGCGCGGAGAGGACATGGTCCTTCTCGCGAGGGCGTTCCTCCAGAAATACGTCCCTGACAGGGCGAGGCCCAAGACGCTTAGCCCCGAGGCGGTGGAGGCCATAAACTCATACGGGTGGCCAGGCAACGTCAGGGAGCTCGAGAACAGGATAAGGCGGGCAGTGACTTGCTCGGACGGCCCGATGATAAGGCCCTCGGACCTCGGCTTCGGCCCGGCCGAGGAGGCCCCGCAGCACCTCGACCTCAAAAAGGCGAAGGAAGAGCTCGAGGTAAGATTCGTCCAGAAAGCTATTCTCAAGCATAACGGCAATATAAGCAAAGCCGCGGAAGAGCTCGGCCTAAGCAGGCCGACCGTGCACCACATAATAAAAAAATACAACAGGCTCGAATCCATACGAAAGGGGTAAACATGGCTGAAAACCACAACGGCATCCTTAAGAAGATCGAAAGCAAGCAGGCCAGGATAGGCGTAATCGGCCTCGGCTATGTCGGCCTGCCCATAATGCTCCGGTTCTGCGAAGAGGGGTTCAAGGTCACGGGCATCGACGTCGACGGATCGAAGGTCGAGGCTATAAACGCCGGCAACTCGTATATAAAGCACATACCCGGCGAAAAAATAGGCTCGTTCGTCCGGAAAGGCCTCTTGAATGCGACCACGGACACCTCGGCTCTCACTCGCACGGACGCGATCATAATCTGCGTGCCCACCCCGCTATCCGACAAGCGCGAACCGGATTTAAGCTACGTATACAGCTCGGCGACCGAAGTGGCAAAACACCTCAGGAGGGGCCAGGTAATATCGCTCGAGTCCACCACCTATCCAGGCACCACTGAGGAGGTCCTCCTGCCGCTACTCGGCAAGAACGGCTTCAAGGCAGGAAGGGACTTCTATCTCGTCTTCGCGCCGGAACGGGAAGACCCCGGAAGGATGGACTACACCACGAAGAACACCCCCAAGATAGTAGGGGGCGTGACCGAGAGGTGCACGAAAGTCGGCTCCGCATTGTACTCGCAGATAGTCTCCGAGGTCGTGGCCGTTTCCTCGACCAGGGTCGCTGAAATGTCAAAGCTCCTCGAGAACATCTACCGGTCGGTAAACATCGCGCTTGTGAACGAGCTAAAAATGCTCTCTGACCGCATGGGCATAGACATCTGGGAGGTGATAGAGGCCT
It encodes:
- the prsR gene encoding PEP-CTERM-box response regulator transcription factor; translated protein: MQKQKLLIIEDDEAVRGQMRWALADEFDVLSAADPESAMQALRDGHPALITLDLGLPPDTNDVSEGFKLLGRILQHDPLAKVVVITGNRERSSAIKAISHGAHDFLVKPVAIEELKIILSRAVYVHSLEHEHSKLQKGALESQSFEEVLGMHARMQEVFSTVRKVAASDVPVLVGGESGTGKELIARAIHAQSLRRQRPFIPINCGAIPDTLLESELFGHEKGAFTGAHIQRNGRIELAQGGTLFLDEIAELPLLLQVKVLRFLQDHKIERIGGRDSIGLDVRVIAATNKCLRKMTAEGRFREDLYYRLAVVNIDLPPLRERGEDMVLLARAFLQKYVPDRARPKTLSPEAVEAINSYGWPGNVRELENRIRRAVTCSDGPMIRPSDLGFGPAEEAPQHLDLKKAKEELEVRFVQKAILKHNGNISKAAEELGLSRPTVHHIIKKYNRLESIRKG
- a CDS encoding GAF domain-containing protein, whose protein sequence is MAEPLRVIPVLAAGLSLIPGLLIIKKGRGLANPAVAAFLVTMLAIAGVNAGGALMMSGYGAHLFALGQGLLAAALLVFAVTFGRVEKISAVIRWTPGLGLLFSALLFSALVSLPEGPVVIASGKFEPGPGGRLFQTAVALALIVSLVQIEGTLRAFSGSVRRELGAFALGMGAVGALYATLSIQLSVFGSAGRLSIAATSACAAVAATRIALALSSSGLSALEISVSRHGLGKSLTLLLVAICIPASFLVSRAADAGAGDYFTLAVAMAALSVSIVLYGQSRLKNAGWLAAFRMKRHDYKDRWLEATEKISSRTDPAGVKAVLSELVSSALGASNVNVWLYDQGQGCFFSTSSKLEQRFRRIAPSHRLVEHMLSMSAPFYLSDCETGDDDAGTEGAENLSLSTGAVVCAPLSAGRELIGFLTVGEEAGGRPYSSNDLDLLRAVAAQSAVQIKNLRLSQDLLEVKEADAFSRMSSFVMHDLKNFTNSLALLSHNARSNMASPEFQKEAVKAIDLTVARMRALIEKMAGGGGRLGIVKRQGDLRAVLERAVERLPSGAAARLTIESDGCCTICSMDPDAVETVFFNMLMNACDAIGAEGEISVSFQSGQDFVTVRISDTGSGIPKGLLEKGLFRPFTTTKNNGFGIGLHHCKAVMEAHGGRIEVESEEGVGTVFTLRFPLHSDERLASSAG
- a CDS encoding nucleotide sugar dehydrogenase, yielding MAENHNGILKKIESKQARIGVIGLGYVGLPIMLRFCEEGFKVTGIDVDGSKVEAINAGNSYIKHIPGEKIGSFVRKGLLNATTDTSALTRTDAIIICVPTPLSDKREPDLSYVYSSATEVAKHLRRGQVISLESTTYPGTTEEVLLPLLGKNGFKAGRDFYLVFAPEREDPGRMDYTTKNTPKIVGGVTERCTKVGSALYSQIVSEVVAVSSTRVAEMSKLLENIYRSVNIALVNELKMLSDRMGIDIWEVIEASNTKPFGFQAFYPGPGLGGHCIPIDPFYLTWKAREYDFSTRFIELAGEINTNMPYYVVGKVMEALNSRGKSLKGSSILLLGVAYKKNVDDLRESPSLELIRILKSKGANVSYNDPHVPIAVHHRTSARLRSVPLTAKNIKKYDCVIIATDHSAYDYRWIVSNSRLVVDTRNATAGISGGQVVKA